The following DNA comes from Elusimicrobiota bacterium.
GGGCGAGCTCGTCGTGACGCATCGAGCCCTTGCATCGGAGATCGGCACGGCCCGGGAGGTCGTCAGCCGCCTCCTCAAGGAGTTCGAGCGCGAGGGCCTCGTCCTTCTCACGCGCCGCTCCGTTCGCGTGCTCGACCGCGCCGCGCTCGAGCGCCGCGCCGTGTGACTTAGTCACCGACGCGGGCGCGCCGGCGGCGCTATCCTCTCTTCAGGCCGCAACAAGCAAGGAGGATGCATGCTCTCATCGAATGTCGGAAAGTCGGATCGCGTCGCGCGCGTCGTCGTCGGTCTGGGAATACTCGCCGCCGGCTGGCGCTTTCACAGTCCGCTCGGCCTCATCGGGCTGGCGCCGCTGCTGACCGCCGCGCTCGGCTGGTGCCCGGCGTATCTGCCGTTCGGTCTCAGCACGGCGTGCTCGGCCAAGAGCCGCCCTCCGAAGTGAGGCGGGCGGCCGCCCGCTCTAAGCCGGGGAGCGGCGGTCGTTGATCGCCTCGAGGGCGGTCCAGAACTCGGCGGGCGTGGCGAGGCGCTTGTCGGGGTCCGGCTCGAGCGTGCGGTCGATCAGCGCGTCGAGCTCGGGGCTCAGGCCCGGCACCCGCGTCGACGGGCGCAGGTAGCTCTT
Coding sequences within:
- a CDS encoding DUF2892 domain-containing protein translates to MLSSNVGKSDRVARVVVGLGILAAGWRFHSPLGLIGLAPLLTAALGWCPAYLPFGLSTACSAKSRPPK